The genomic stretch TATTACAAGGAATAGGCGAATCAAAGCTTCCAGCCAAGAACTTATTTGTTGGTTTTATCTTTAAGGTTGCTTTGAATTTGCTACTGATTTCGTATATTGGGATTATGGGAGCGGCTATTGCCACAATTGTTGCATATTTTATAGCGTTATACTTGAACTTAAGGGATTTACGAATCCATGCCAAGACGGAGTATCGATGGATGGAGTTAGCAGTTAAGCCATTAACAGCGGCACTAATTATGACGTTTTTTGTAGCTGCAGTAGTATATGGGATGACACCTTGGATGGAAAGTTATTTCTCCTTGCGTATTGCGCATTTAATCGTATCGGTGATAGGAATTCTTGTCGGACTGATTGCGTACGGCATCGCTATAATAGTCACGAAAACATTGTCTTTTGAAGAGATAGAAACTGTACCAAAAATCGGGCCTGCGATTCTGAGACTTACCTCTAGGTTACCATTTTTAAAACGATAGGAGTGTACGAATGGATACTAAAATCTTTGTCATGGGTTTAGGGGCAGGATCAATTGACGCCCTTACAGTACGTGCATATCAACTGCTGAAAGCTGGTTACCCAATTTTCTTGCGTACGGAGCGACATCCGGTCGTACAGTTATTACATGATGAGAATATTTTGTACGAGTGTTTTGATGCTATTTATGATCAAGCGGACAACTTTGATGAGGTATATGAGACGATTGTGAGTAAACTAATGGCCTTTGCTCAAGAGTCACAATCACCAATTGTTTACGCGGTACCAGGACATCCGATGGTTGCAGAACGCAGTGTGAAATTATTGCGAGCACAGTCAGAGAAATCCGGTATACCACTGGAAATCATCAGTAGTAGCAGTTTCTTAGATGATATGTTTAGTGCACTCTCCGTCGATCCGAATGAAGGATTTCTATTATTAGACGGATTGGATTTTGATGAGACGAAATTGGACAGCCGATTTCACACCATTATCACGCAAGTGTATAGTCCGCAAGTTGCATCAGATGTGAAGCTTGTGCTAATGGATTATTATCCGGAGAACACCGAGGTAGCAGTAATCCGTGGTGCCGGAGTGCAGGGGCTTGAGCAAGTCTGGAGAGTTCCAATTTATGAAATGGACCGTATTCAGGAAATTGATCATCTCACTGCTGTATACATAGCACCGGGAAATGATAAAGAGCAGAATAAGAGCTTTGGAAAGTTAGTCGATATCGTAAAGCGTCTCCGTGGCCCAGGCGGTTGCCCATGGGATCAAGAGCAGACCCACGAGTCCATTCGCAGCTATCTGATTGAAGAGACATATGAAGTATTAGAGGCACTAGATAGCGGTGATATGGAGCATTTTGCCGAAGAACTCGGTGACCTGCTCCTACACGTCGTAATGCATGCGCAAATCGCTAAGGATGAAGGGAACTTCTCAATCTTTCAAGTCGTAGAATCAATTTCTGAGAAGATGATTCGTAGGCATCCCCATGTATTCCATGAAACAATGGTCGGAAATGTGGAAGATGTCCTACATAATTGGGATGAAATTAAGAAAAAAGAAAAACAGAAGAAAGACGGCGAGAAAGCACCGAGTGTCTTAGATGGCATCCCGAAAGGACTGCCTATGCTTATGTATTCGTATAAGCAGCAGAAGAAGGCAGCAAAGGTAGGGTTTGATTGGGATCAAGAAGAACAAGTTTGGGAAAAGGTTGAAGAAGAACTGAACGAATTAAGATTGGCAAAAGGTGAGGAACGCGCTGACGAACTCGGGGATGTGCTATATGCGATTGTCAATTTAGCGAGATTTATGAAAATTGACCCAGAGGATGCCTTACATCGCACCTGTCTTAAATTCTCTCAAAGGTTCCAATACATCGAGCAAAAACTGGAAGAAAAAGGTTTGGAATTTTCAGAGGTTAGTCTTGATTGGATGGAAGAACAGTGGCAAAAAGCAAAAAAAATATAAGATTTTATAAAAATTTGCATAAAATCGCGGAAATATAGACTTTTTTTGGTTTAAAAAGCAGGAGTTTTAGCTATAATAACGAATATGAAAAATGGATACATAATTAAGGAGGTTTTCATTTATGAATAAAGTAGAATTAGTGAATCAAATGGTAGAGAGCACTGGCCTTAAAAAGAAGGATGTAGAAGCAGCATTAAATAGCTTTATTGAAACTGTAGGCGATGCATTAGCTAAAGGTGATAAAGTTCAATTAATCGGTTTCGGAACATTCGAAACTCGTGAGCGTGCAGCACGTTCTGGTAGAAACCCACAAACAGGTGCTACTATTACAATTCCAGCTGCAAAGGTTCCAGCATTCAAAGCAGGGGCAAAGTTAAAAGAAGCTGTTAAGTAAGGTATGAGGTTAGACAAGTTTCTGAAGGTTTCTAGGTTGATTAAACGGCGAACATTAGCAAAAGAAGTTTGTGACCAAGGCCGCATTGAGATTAATGAACGCGCGGCGAAAGCTAGCACTGAAGTGAAAGCCAATGATCTTATAACGATACGTTTTGCTAG from Desulfuribacillus stibiiarsenatis encodes the following:
- a CDS encoding RNA-binding S4 domain-containing protein, translated to MRLDKFLKVSRLIKRRTLAKEVCDQGRIEINERAAKASTEVKANDLITIRFARKVIVAKVCSIRESASKSDAEQMYEIIKEESIAAPEDAFWSNEPLL
- the mazG gene encoding nucleoside triphosphate pyrophosphohydrolase, with amino-acid sequence MDTKIFVMGLGAGSIDALTVRAYQLLKAGYPIFLRTERHPVVQLLHDENILYECFDAIYDQADNFDEVYETIVSKLMAFAQESQSPIVYAVPGHPMVAERSVKLLRAQSEKSGIPLEIISSSSFLDDMFSALSVDPNEGFLLLDGLDFDETKLDSRFHTIITQVYSPQVASDVKLVLMDYYPENTEVAVIRGAGVQGLEQVWRVPIYEMDRIQEIDHLTAVYIAPGNDKEQNKSFGKLVDIVKRLRGPGGCPWDQEQTHESIRSYLIEETYEVLEALDSGDMEHFAEELGDLLLHVVMHAQIAKDEGNFSIFQVVESISEKMIRRHPHVFHETMVGNVEDVLHNWDEIKKKEKQKKDGEKAPSVLDGIPKGLPMLMYSYKQQKKAAKVGFDWDQEEQVWEKVEEELNELRLAKGEERADELGDVLYAIVNLARFMKIDPEDALHRTCLKFSQRFQYIEQKLEEKGLEFSEVSLDWMEEQWQKAKKI
- a CDS encoding HU family DNA-binding protein, whose amino-acid sequence is MNKVELVNQMVESTGLKKKDVEAALNSFIETVGDALAKGDKVQLIGFGTFETRERAARSGRNPQTGATITIPAAKVPAFKAGAKLKEAVK